A stretch of Leptospira andrefontaineae DNA encodes these proteins:
- the rsmI gene encoding 16S rRNA (cytidine(1402)-2'-O)-methyltransferase, with protein sequence MSEANASKFTIRPGAAYVVATPIGNLEDITFRAVQVLKQVDVIYCENSSHSRRLLQTYEISTQARTLYKDQGAEPYKGIIEDLKSGKTLALVSDAGTPGVSDPGSQLVRILREENIPIVPIPGASALTSMLSVSGWQVQPSLFLGFLSEKKGKKRNQLKEWENFEGVLTIFESVHRIRDTLSAIREIFPNSPILLGRELTKIHEEILKIEPVQALESLKFPEKGEFVVLIYTNPKKMLNGRVGDADTLE encoded by the coding sequence ATGAGCGAGGCTAACGCTTCTAAATTTACTATTCGCCCGGGCGCTGCCTATGTAGTTGCTACTCCCATAGGAAACTTAGAAGATATTACTTTCAGAGCCGTTCAGGTGCTTAAGCAAGTAGATGTAATCTATTGCGAAAATTCTTCTCATAGCAGAAGACTTCTACAAACCTACGAAATTTCTACCCAAGCTAGGACTTTATATAAAGACCAAGGTGCCGAACCTTATAAAGGTATTATAGAAGATCTGAAATCAGGAAAGACCTTGGCCTTAGTTTCAGATGCAGGAACTCCAGGAGTTTCGGATCCGGGCTCCCAATTGGTCCGAATTTTAAGAGAAGAGAATATTCCAATCGTTCCGATCCCCGGAGCAAGTGCTCTTACTTCCATGCTTTCTGTTTCAGGATGGCAGGTGCAACCTTCCCTATTCTTAGGTTTTTTATCAGAGAAGAAGGGTAAAAAAAGAAACCAACTCAAAGAATGGGAAAACTTCGAAGGGGTTCTTACCATCTTCGAATCGGTTCATAGGATTAGGGATACCCTGTCTGCGATCCGGGAAATTTTTCCGAATTCTCCTATTCTTTTAGGGAGGGAGTTGACCAAAATCCATGAGGAAATCCTAAAAATAGAACCCGTTCAAGCCCTCGAGTCCCTGAAATTCCCGGAAAAGGGTGAATTTGTAGTATTAATCTATACAAATCCTAAAAAAATGCTTAACGGACGTGTCGGAGATGCCGATACTTTGGAGTGA